A region from the Drosophila takahashii strain IR98-3 E-12201 chromosome 2L, DtakHiC1v2, whole genome shotgun sequence genome encodes:
- the nolo gene encoding protein madd-4 isoform X2: MQIKMSANIHWKSQQIWAALFVTTLCLLDVRAAWAKKLNASQAFDDTWNTASDLENELEQQKRAKGQSSGGGGGGGGGGGPGQWSSWSDWSTCSRTCDGGIMQQMRRCGSPGSCRGESARYRICNMQPCPEQQDFRSSQCAAYNDVPYDGTLYKWTPHYDYVEPCALTCRGHPAHLLEDISRETGGGNAEEAEHYDEQSVIVQLSARVQDGTRCRSGSLDMCIQGKCQRVGCDLKIGSTKKIDGCGVCGGDGNSCSQPLYYWEMAPMSQCSATCGSGYKMSRPICRNRLTNADVDDTLCSLTNRPEASVEQCNTHSCPPRWITDDWSTCSRLCGHGYRERMVVCAEESNAIKTRVADIMCRTPKPPTQETCIIEECPHWEVEDWTGCSVSCGQGIQMRGVECKSTDGSLSAKCDPLTKPGSMQQCSTGIHCGGGGGGGGGGGGGGGSSNKGGGTIIVGSSRSLNERSERQMDSSDVDDDDDEEDDEAEDIDDLESGQDTDDGEGPSYADQPLRYSHRTQSRLQQEAPDEPRTMHLMSGNSNNNYNRGGGRADGPSLDPTYIKDTEWSPCSVTCGEGIRRRAYNCKIFLEYSRTVATVNDSLCEGKKPHDEVDRCAEEPCMLPSHSFDEQFPRDSIKVGVSEPGKTYVWREQGYTSCSASCLGGVEELIINCVREDNGRVVSPFLCSPETKPEARVRTCNDRPCPPRWNYSDYTPCSKSCGIGIKTREVQCIHEVTRGGDNTMVVPNSMCPQPPPADRQYCNVLDCPVRWEVGEWAKCSHTCGYGFKDRKVECKQIMAQEHKIERPESMCPSAKPADKKPCNVKPCPPEDPKPVIQISNSTHIQHDPKKTKITLKVGGAGVVFFGTQVKIKCPVKRYNRTKIKWSKDHKPLQRSRKFKVSKKGALRILDITFRDAGVYSCHAGLSSAEISIEVKAKPGQQAEELERQEADRLVRERSDTEALTSADMTSAGGTGTSGGAGTDGPANGSTQQQGNRRRQQQSERLQNGRERNRRPKSDGVQHADSSIMEDDHSQLVQSEDRVPQPASASSGSGRTRTLLAMPYFQALLSNLQRFKDSRGQHILQGEALKYGVDLEGSHFEQDEPVRVPAKELHTEAGPIRTDSPDSNQESKGVEEEAEDIPPHMPHARWETAAATTTTAVPSLESNGFVYKWLLGEWSKCSQECGAAGSGLQRRTVSCQRAKARGASDDTENDVVDGSECSAHGLDLPDLFQSCGNEACPQWSKAEWSPCQRSRCHGRNTAVQRREVTCRYDNGTVGSACDEYERPAMRQECYNERCKGVWRVEPWSECNAPCGRQGIKYRILQCVWYGSRRPAGNVCKHQPRPAVMKVCKSPPCQAKMSSSTALHCRDSSRYCRNARAMGLCRLHRYKEKCCGSCQQPQQQPNQYLFQ, translated from the exons CTGCGACGGGGGCATCATGCAACAGATGCGTAGGTGCGGCAGCCCGGGCAGTTGCCGCGGCGAGAGCGCCCGCTATCGCATCTGCAACATGCAGCCGTGTCCGGAGCAACAGGACTTCCGCTCCAGCCAATGTGCCGCCTACAACGATGTCCCCTACGACGGCACCCTGTACAAGTGGACTCCGCACTACGATTACGTCGAGCCCTGTGCGCTCACATGCAG GGGACATCCGGCGCATCTCCTCGAAGACATTTCCCGGGAGACGGGAGGAGGGAACGCCGAGGAGGCGGAGCACTACGACGAGCAGAGCGTCATTGTGCAACTGTCGGCGAGGGTCCAAGATGGAACCCGTTGTCGCTCCGGCAGCCTGGATATGTGCATCCAAGGAAAATGTCAG CGCGTTGGCTGCGATTTGAAAATCGGCTCGACGAAGAAAATCGACGGATGCGGCGTGTGCGGCGGCGATGGAAACTCGTGCTCCCAACCGCTCTATTACTGGGAGATGGCACCGATGTCGCAGTGCTCTGCCACCTGCGGCAGTG gttacaaaatgtctcgTCCTATATGCAGGAATCGTCTAACCAACGCCGATGTGGATGATACGCTCTGCAGCCTTACTAATCGCCCGGAGGCGTCGGTGGAGCAATGTAATACACACAGCTGTCCTCCGCG CTGGATAACCGACGATTGGAGCACTTGCAGCCGACTTTGTGGCCACGGCTACCGTGAGCGGATGGTTGTCTGTGCCGAGGAGTCGAACGCCATCAAAACGAGG GTTGCCGATATCATGTGCCGCACACCCAAGCCGCCAACACAAGAGACCTGCATTATCGAGGAGTGTCCGCATTGGGAGGTCGAGGACTGGACCGGC TGCTCGGTTTCCTGCGGACAGGGAATACAAATGCGGGGCGTCGAATGCAAATCGACGGACGGCAGCCTGAGTGCCAAGTGTGATCCGCTCACCAAGCCGGGCAGCATGCAGCAGTGCTCCACTGGAATCCACTgcggtggcggcggaggaggcggaggtggaggcggaggaggaggtgggtcCTCAAACAAGGGTGGTGGCACCATCATCGTGGGCAGCAGCCGGTCGCTGAACGAG CGATCGGAGCGGCAGATGGACAGCTCGGATGTggatgacgacgacgatgaaGAGGATGACGAGGCCGAGGACATCGATGACCTGGAATCGGGCCAGGATACGGATGACGGCGAGGGCCCGTCCTATGCCGATCAACCCCTGCGCTACTCCCATCGTACGCAGAGCCGCCTGCAGCAGGAAGCCCCAGATGAGCCGCGCACCATGCACCTGATGAGCGGAAATTCGAATAATAATTACAATCGGGGAGGCGGGAGAGCGGATGGACCCTCATTGGACCCCAC TTACATTAAGGACACTGAGTGGTCACCGTGTAGCGTTACCTGCGGCGAGGGAATCCGCCGACGGGCCTACAACTGCAAGATTTTCCTGGAATACTCCCGAACGGTGGCCACGGTGAACGACTCGCTATGCGAGGGCAAGAAACCGCATGACGAGGTGGACCGATGTGCGGAGGAGCCTTGCATGCTGCCCTCGCACAGCTTCGACGAGCAGTTCCCCAGGGACTCCATCAAAGTGGGTGTTTCGGAGCCGGGAAAGACGTACGTGTGGCGGGAGCAGGGCTACACCTCCTGCAGTGCCTCCTGCCTCGGGGGCGTCGAGGAGCTGATCATCAATTGCGTGCGGGAGGATAATGGCCGGGTGGTCTCGCCCTTCCTCTGCTCCCCGGAAACCAAGCCGGAGGCGCGGGTTCGCACCTGCAACGATCGCCCCTGCCCGCCCAGGTGGAACTACTCGGACTACACGCCCTGCTCCAAGAGCTGCGGCATTGGCATCAAGACCCGCGAGGTGCAGTGCATCCACGAGGTGACCCGCGGCGGCGACAACACCATGGTGGTGCCGAACAGCATGTGCCCCCAGCCGCCGCCAGCCGATCGGCAGTACTGCAACGTTCTCGATTGCCCCGTTCGCTGGGAGGTGGGCGAGTGGGCCAAGTGCTCGCACACCTGCGGCTACGGGTTCAAGGATCGCAAGGTCGAGTGCAAGCAGATCATGGCCCAGGAGCACAAGATCGAGCGACCCGAGTCGATGTGCCCCAGTGCCAAGCCGGCGGACAAAAAGCCCTGCAACGTAAAGCCCTGCCCGCCGGAGGATCCCAAGCCCGTCATCCAGATCAGCAACTCCACGCACATCCAGCACGATCCCAAGAAGACCAAGATCACCCTGAAGGTGGGCGGCGCCGGGGTGGTCTTCTTCGGCACCCAGGTGAAGATCAAGTGCCCTGTGAAGCGGTACAATCGCACCAAGATCAAGTGGAGCAAGGATCACAAGCCGCTGCAGCGTTCGCGAAAGTTCAAGGTGTCCAAGAAGGGCGCCCTGCGTATACTCGATATCACGTTCCGCGATGCCGGAGTCTACTCCTGCCACGCCGGACTGAGCTCCGCGGAAATCAGCATCGAGGTGAAGGCCAAGCCGGGCCAGCAGGCCGAGGAGCTGGAGCGACAGGAGGCAG ATCGCTTGGTGCGTGAGCGAAGCGACACGGAGGCTCTCACTTCAGCGGACATGACGTCGGCGGGAGGGACAGGCACTTCCGGTGGAGCTGGAACTGATGGCCCCGCTAATGG GTCGACGCAGCAGCAGGGAAATCGTCGCAGGCAGCAGCAGTCGGAGCGTTTGCAGAACGGCAGGGAACGGAACCGGAGGCCCAAGTCGGACGGAGTTCAGCACGCGGACAGCAGCATTATGGAGGACGAT CATTCGCAATTAGTGCAATCCGAGGACAGGGTTCCGCAGCCGGCGAGCGCCAGTAGCGGAAGTGGTCGCACCAGGACTCTGCTGGCCATGCCGTACTTCCAGGCTCTGCTCAGCAACCTCCAG CGCTTCAAGGACTCGCGTGGTCAGCACATCCTCCAAGGCGAGGCACTCAAGTACGGCGTCGATTTGGAAGGCTCCCACTTCGAACAGGACGAGCCGGTCCGTGTGCCCGCCAAGGAGCTGCACACCGAGGCAGGACCCATTCGCACCGATTCGCCTGACTCGAACCAGGAATCCAAGGGGgtcgaggaggaggcggaggacaTCCCGCCGCACATGCCGCATGCTCGATGGGAAACGGCAGCGGCAACCACGACAACGGCTGTTCCGAGCCTCGAGAGCAACGGCTTCGTCTACAAATGGCTGCTGGGCGAGTGGTCCAAGTGCTCGCAGGAATGCGGAGCAGCTGGCAGCGGTTTGCAG CGACGAACGGTGAGCTGCCAGAGGGCAAAGGCAAGAGGCGCGAGTGACGACACCGAAAACGATGTCGTGGACGGCTCCGAGTGCTCCGCCCACGGCCTGGACCTGCCCGACCTGTTCCAGAGCTGCGGCAACGAGGCCTGTCCGCAGTGGAGCAAGGCGGAGTGGTCGCCCTGCCAGAGGTCCCGCTGCCACGGCAGGAACACGGCCGTGCAGCGCCGCGAGGTGACCTGTCGCTACGACAACGGCACCGTGGGAAGCGCCTGCGACGAGTACGAGCGACCGGCGATGCGGCAGGAGTGCTACAACGAACGCTGCAAGGGCGTGTGGCGCGTGGAGCCCTGGTCAGAG TGCAATGCGCCGTGCGGACGTCAGGGCATCAAGTACCGCATCCTGCAGTGCGTCTGGTACGGCAGTCGGCGTCCGGCGGGCAATGTGTGCAAGCACCAGCCCCGCCCCGCCGTCATGAAGGTCTGCAAAAGTCCGCCCTGCCAGGCCAAAA TGTCGTCCTCGACCGCCCTGCACTGTCGCGATTCCTCGCGCTACTGCCGCAATGCCCGCGCCATGGGTCTGTGTCGACTGCACCGCTACAAGGAGAAGTGCTGCGGGTCCTGCCAGCAGCCCCAGCAGCAGCCCAATCAATACCTATTCCAGTAA
- the nolo gene encoding protein madd-4 isoform X3 produces MQIKMSANIHWKSQQIWAALFVTTLCLLDVRAAWAKKLNASQAFDDTWNTASDLENELEQQKRAKGQSSGGGGGGGGGGGPGQWSSWSDWSTCSRTCDGGIMQQMRRCGSPGSCRGESARYRICNMQPCPEQQDFRSSQCAAYNDVPYDGTLYKWTPHYDYVEPCALTCRGHPAHLLEDISRETGGGNAEEAEHYDEQSVIVQLSARVQDGTRCRSGSLDMCIQGKCQRVGCDLKIGSTKKIDGCGVCGGDGNSCSQPLYYWEMAPMSQCSATCGSGYKMSRPICRNRLTNADVDDTLCSLTNRPEASVEQCNTHSCPPRWITDDWSTCSRLCGHGYRERMVVCAEESNAIKTRVADIMCRTPKPPTQETCIIEECPHWEVEDWTGCSVSCGQGIQMRGVECKSTDGSLSAKCDPLTKPGSMQQCSTGIHCGGGGGGGGGGGGGGGSSNKGGGTIIVGSSRSLNERSERQMDSSDVDDDDDEEDDEAEDIDDLESGQDTDDGEGPSYADQPLRYSHRTQSRLQQEAPDEPRTMHLMSGNSNNNYNRGGGRADGPSLDPTYIKDTEWSPCSVTCGEGIRRRAYNCKIFLEYSRTVATVNDSLCEGKKPHDEVDRCAEEPCMLPSHSFDEQFPRDSIKVGVSEPGKTYVWREQGYTSCSASCLGGVEELIINCVREDNGRVVSPFLCSPETKPEARVRTCNDRPCPPRWNYSDYTPCSKSCGIGIKTREVQCIHEVTRGGDNTMVVPNSMCPQPPPADRQYCNVLDCPVRWEVGEWAKCSHTCGYGFKDRKVECKQIMAQEHKIERPESMCPSAKPADKKPCNVKPCPPEDPKPVIQISNSTHIQHDPKKTKITLKVGGAGVVFFGTQVKIKCPVKRYNRTKIKWSKDHKPLQRSRKFKVSKKGALRILDITFRDAGVYSCHAGLSSAEISIEVKAKPGQQAEELERQEADRLVRERSDTEALTSADMTSAGGTGTSGGAGTDGPANGSTQQQGNRRRQQQSERLQNGRERNRRPKSDGVQHADSSIMEDDLLWPLQRFKDSRGQHILQGEALKYGVDLEGSHFEQDEPVRVPAKELHTEAGPIRTDSPDSNQESKGVEEEAEDIPPHMPHARWETAAATTTTAVPSLESNGFVYKWLLGEWSKCSQECGAAGSGLQRRTVSCQRAKARGASDDTENDVVDGSECSAHGLDLPDLFQSCGNEACPQWSKAEWSPCQRSRCHGRNTAVQRREVTCRYDNGTVGSACDEYERPAMRQECYNERCKGVWRVEPWSECNAPCGRQGIKYRILQCVWYGSRRPAGNVCKHQPRPAVMKVCKSPPCQAKMSSSTALHCRDSSRYCRNARAMGLCRLHRYKEKCCGSCQQPQQQPNQYLFQ; encoded by the exons CTGCGACGGGGGCATCATGCAACAGATGCGTAGGTGCGGCAGCCCGGGCAGTTGCCGCGGCGAGAGCGCCCGCTATCGCATCTGCAACATGCAGCCGTGTCCGGAGCAACAGGACTTCCGCTCCAGCCAATGTGCCGCCTACAACGATGTCCCCTACGACGGCACCCTGTACAAGTGGACTCCGCACTACGATTACGTCGAGCCCTGTGCGCTCACATGCAG GGGACATCCGGCGCATCTCCTCGAAGACATTTCCCGGGAGACGGGAGGAGGGAACGCCGAGGAGGCGGAGCACTACGACGAGCAGAGCGTCATTGTGCAACTGTCGGCGAGGGTCCAAGATGGAACCCGTTGTCGCTCCGGCAGCCTGGATATGTGCATCCAAGGAAAATGTCAG CGCGTTGGCTGCGATTTGAAAATCGGCTCGACGAAGAAAATCGACGGATGCGGCGTGTGCGGCGGCGATGGAAACTCGTGCTCCCAACCGCTCTATTACTGGGAGATGGCACCGATGTCGCAGTGCTCTGCCACCTGCGGCAGTG gttacaaaatgtctcgTCCTATATGCAGGAATCGTCTAACCAACGCCGATGTGGATGATACGCTCTGCAGCCTTACTAATCGCCCGGAGGCGTCGGTGGAGCAATGTAATACACACAGCTGTCCTCCGCG CTGGATAACCGACGATTGGAGCACTTGCAGCCGACTTTGTGGCCACGGCTACCGTGAGCGGATGGTTGTCTGTGCCGAGGAGTCGAACGCCATCAAAACGAGG GTTGCCGATATCATGTGCCGCACACCCAAGCCGCCAACACAAGAGACCTGCATTATCGAGGAGTGTCCGCATTGGGAGGTCGAGGACTGGACCGGC TGCTCGGTTTCCTGCGGACAGGGAATACAAATGCGGGGCGTCGAATGCAAATCGACGGACGGCAGCCTGAGTGCCAAGTGTGATCCGCTCACCAAGCCGGGCAGCATGCAGCAGTGCTCCACTGGAATCCACTgcggtggcggcggaggaggcggaggtggaggcggaggaggaggtgggtcCTCAAACAAGGGTGGTGGCACCATCATCGTGGGCAGCAGCCGGTCGCTGAACGAG CGATCGGAGCGGCAGATGGACAGCTCGGATGTggatgacgacgacgatgaaGAGGATGACGAGGCCGAGGACATCGATGACCTGGAATCGGGCCAGGATACGGATGACGGCGAGGGCCCGTCCTATGCCGATCAACCCCTGCGCTACTCCCATCGTACGCAGAGCCGCCTGCAGCAGGAAGCCCCAGATGAGCCGCGCACCATGCACCTGATGAGCGGAAATTCGAATAATAATTACAATCGGGGAGGCGGGAGAGCGGATGGACCCTCATTGGACCCCAC TTACATTAAGGACACTGAGTGGTCACCGTGTAGCGTTACCTGCGGCGAGGGAATCCGCCGACGGGCCTACAACTGCAAGATTTTCCTGGAATACTCCCGAACGGTGGCCACGGTGAACGACTCGCTATGCGAGGGCAAGAAACCGCATGACGAGGTGGACCGATGTGCGGAGGAGCCTTGCATGCTGCCCTCGCACAGCTTCGACGAGCAGTTCCCCAGGGACTCCATCAAAGTGGGTGTTTCGGAGCCGGGAAAGACGTACGTGTGGCGGGAGCAGGGCTACACCTCCTGCAGTGCCTCCTGCCTCGGGGGCGTCGAGGAGCTGATCATCAATTGCGTGCGGGAGGATAATGGCCGGGTGGTCTCGCCCTTCCTCTGCTCCCCGGAAACCAAGCCGGAGGCGCGGGTTCGCACCTGCAACGATCGCCCCTGCCCGCCCAGGTGGAACTACTCGGACTACACGCCCTGCTCCAAGAGCTGCGGCATTGGCATCAAGACCCGCGAGGTGCAGTGCATCCACGAGGTGACCCGCGGCGGCGACAACACCATGGTGGTGCCGAACAGCATGTGCCCCCAGCCGCCGCCAGCCGATCGGCAGTACTGCAACGTTCTCGATTGCCCCGTTCGCTGGGAGGTGGGCGAGTGGGCCAAGTGCTCGCACACCTGCGGCTACGGGTTCAAGGATCGCAAGGTCGAGTGCAAGCAGATCATGGCCCAGGAGCACAAGATCGAGCGACCCGAGTCGATGTGCCCCAGTGCCAAGCCGGCGGACAAAAAGCCCTGCAACGTAAAGCCCTGCCCGCCGGAGGATCCCAAGCCCGTCATCCAGATCAGCAACTCCACGCACATCCAGCACGATCCCAAGAAGACCAAGATCACCCTGAAGGTGGGCGGCGCCGGGGTGGTCTTCTTCGGCACCCAGGTGAAGATCAAGTGCCCTGTGAAGCGGTACAATCGCACCAAGATCAAGTGGAGCAAGGATCACAAGCCGCTGCAGCGTTCGCGAAAGTTCAAGGTGTCCAAGAAGGGCGCCCTGCGTATACTCGATATCACGTTCCGCGATGCCGGAGTCTACTCCTGCCACGCCGGACTGAGCTCCGCGGAAATCAGCATCGAGGTGAAGGCCAAGCCGGGCCAGCAGGCCGAGGAGCTGGAGCGACAGGAGGCAG ATCGCTTGGTGCGTGAGCGAAGCGACACGGAGGCTCTCACTTCAGCGGACATGACGTCGGCGGGAGGGACAGGCACTTCCGGTGGAGCTGGAACTGATGGCCCCGCTAATGG GTCGACGCAGCAGCAGGGAAATCGTCGCAGGCAGCAGCAGTCGGAGCGTTTGCAGAACGGCAGGGAACGGAACCGGAGGCCCAAGTCGGACGGAGTTCAGCACGCGGACAGCAGCATTATGGAGGACGAT TTGCTATGGCCGCTGCAGCGCTTCAAGGACTCGCGTGGTCAGCACATCCTCCAAGGCGAGGCACTCAAGTACGGCGTCGATTTGGAAGGCTCCCACTTCGAACAGGACGAGCCGGTCCGTGTGCCCGCCAAGGAGCTGCACACCGAGGCAGGACCCATTCGCACCGATTCGCCTGACTCGAACCAGGAATCCAAGGGGgtcgaggaggaggcggaggacaTCCCGCCGCACATGCCGCATGCTCGATGGGAAACGGCAGCGGCAACCACGACAACGGCTGTTCCGAGCCTCGAGAGCAACGGCTTCGTCTACAAATGGCTGCTGGGCGAGTGGTCCAAGTGCTCGCAGGAATGCGGAGCAGCTGGCAGCGGTTTGCAG CGACGAACGGTGAGCTGCCAGAGGGCAAAGGCAAGAGGCGCGAGTGACGACACCGAAAACGATGTCGTGGACGGCTCCGAGTGCTCCGCCCACGGCCTGGACCTGCCCGACCTGTTCCAGAGCTGCGGCAACGAGGCCTGTCCGCAGTGGAGCAAGGCGGAGTGGTCGCCCTGCCAGAGGTCCCGCTGCCACGGCAGGAACACGGCCGTGCAGCGCCGCGAGGTGACCTGTCGCTACGACAACGGCACCGTGGGAAGCGCCTGCGACGAGTACGAGCGACCGGCGATGCGGCAGGAGTGCTACAACGAACGCTGCAAGGGCGTGTGGCGCGTGGAGCCCTGGTCAGAG TGCAATGCGCCGTGCGGACGTCAGGGCATCAAGTACCGCATCCTGCAGTGCGTCTGGTACGGCAGTCGGCGTCCGGCGGGCAATGTGTGCAAGCACCAGCCCCGCCCCGCCGTCATGAAGGTCTGCAAAAGTCCGCCCTGCCAGGCCAAAA TGTCGTCCTCGACCGCCCTGCACTGTCGCGATTCCTCGCGCTACTGCCGCAATGCCCGCGCCATGGGTCTGTGTCGACTGCACCGCTACAAGGAGAAGTGCTGCGGGTCCTGCCAGCAGCCCCAGCAGCAGCCCAATCAATACCTATTCCAGTAA